The nucleotide sequence GACAATCGACAGTTTCATATTAGCTTGTGTCACTGCCCCGGTCTGCGTCTGAGCAAAACCATTTTCCGCGCTGGTATTGCCATAATACTGCCAAATGGCTTGCTGGCCAGCAGGGAAAGAGTCAAAGCTGACATAGACGGAAGTATTGGCTGTTCCGCAGCCGGAAACAATCAGATAGGGCATAATTTTGCCATCATTCTTGGTGAAACGTAAATCTCCGCAATCGGCTTGGAATTTGGTGGTGTCCGAAGTGTCCACGGTGAGAGCCACATAGACATTTGTTTGCACACTACCACTGTTGGTCAGTTGGATCGATTTACGAAAAGCCCATTTTTCATCCCACCAAGAAGCTTCGGTTTTTCGGCCGGAGAACCAGAAGTAAATTGGTAAAATTATGATGACAAGCAGAATGGCCAGGGCGAGGGTTTTGATTTTTTTGGAACGGAAAATTCTTTTGCCAAATTTGGCAAATCTAAATAGGCCACGGAGAATGGTTAGCAGTGTGCGTTGGAATTTTTGTTTCAACTTTGGCATATGTCTGAACCACTGATTCGCACGTGATTTTCCTGATTACACGTGATTAAGAGGAACTTACTTAATATATCTTCTAACTTCCAAACTTTTTGCTCCGAAATTAATCAATAGTCCTACTTTAACTTTATAGGCTTCAATGTAATTTATCAACTGAGCAACATTTACTTCTTCCAGTTTTGTGATGGCTTTTAGTTCTACCATGATGTCACCATCAACTAGGAAATCGACTCTTCTTTTACCAATCATCGCGGATTCGTAAAAGATATCCATTTCTTTCTCTCTTTCAAATTTCAAATCTTCTTTGCTAAATTCTATTTCCAGTGCGCGTTGGTAGATTACCTCTTGAAATCCATTGCCTAGATACTGATGAACTTTTTGCGCACAGCCGATAATCTTTCCGGTTATGTCGGATTTGTAGTATTTATTGTTGGCATATGTCTGAACCACATGATTAGCACGTGATTTTCCTGATTACACGTGATTTAATTTAAGATTTCCCCAATCAGTGAAATCAGCGTAATCAGTGATAATCAGTGGTTCAGACTACTGGAAATTCAACGCGCTAGAATTATTATACAGTTGCTTGACTTGTTCGGCGGTGAGGGCGTAGTTGAAAATTTTGACTTCGTCGATTTGGCCGGGGAAAAAATAGCCATTATTTGAACTACCTAAATAAAGAGGAACTGAATCGCTGGATACAATATTGCCAGTAGCAGCGGCATGATTTCTTGCGATGCCATCAACATAAATATAGACATTCGCTCCATCATAAATTCCCGTAATAAAATGCCAACTATTGTCCCAAACAATATTTCCTGAATCACCAGAAATAACTCCTCCGCTATTCGTAGTATGGACTCCGAACTGTAAATTTCCCGCACTTCCGGTGTACAATAAGTACCCATAGCTCAAAGGAGCATCGCTTTTCCACACTAACCCTTCCCAATTTCCTGGGCTACTACTTTTTGCCCACATTGATACTGTCATACTATTCCCTGTTATGTTCAAACTTGAACTATTGCTCACCAATGCCCAATCATCCCCCCCATCAAAATTCAAACTGGCGGCGTATTTTCCGGTTCTTCCATTATACCACGGTGTATTAGCATTGGCACTACAGGTGCCGGTGGTGGTTTGGCCGGAGGCGCCGAGATTTAATGTGCCGGTGTTGCCATTGCCACTGTCATCATGAATCGCCGTTCCCTGACACTCATTCATCCGCCACTCGGCAATCGGCCGCCCTTGATTATATTCCCAAGCAATTTGTGCCGGCGTGCGGGCGTAGTTGTAGATGCGGACTTGGTCGATCTGGCCGCCATAAGGATGCTCCCCGATCTGGCTATTGCCGATAGCGAGACCATAGCCGGTTACTGGAGTTCCGGTGTTTGAAGATCCTGACTGGGCGCCGTTTATATATAAGGTTCCTGTACCATTGCTTAAGCGCACTCCACAAACATACTGCCAAGTATTCAAATTTAAAGTTTTATCCGAAATTACAGCGCTAGATCCGTCATCGCTAGTTAAAGCCAAATTAGCTCCGTGATTATAGCTCATGAAAACAAATCTTGAGTTGCTGACTATCCCATCAAAAACATTCTTGCCCTGTGGTTTTATCCAGGCGCAAACAGTGACGGTGTTGGTGGAAATCAGATCAGTTCCGAGAGCCGCATAATCATCCACCCCATCAAACGTGCAGGCTTTGCCGACTTTTCCCGGTTGGGTGCAATCCATCCCGGTGTTGTTGGCGCCGTCAACGGTTGTGCCGTTGTTGCCGTTGCCGGAAGTGTCGTTGAGGTTTTTAGCGTCGCCAGATACTTTTTCATCCATCAGCCATTCCCCCACCGGTGCTGAGCATGTCGAAGTGTCGCCCGGCACGCAATACTGGCGTGAGTCGGAATTGCTAGGAGCGCCAGCCGAAGTCGTCCCGGAACTCCCCACCACTGCTGAGTAGCCGGAGTTGTAGTCGGATTTGACTTCGTCTTCGGTGAGGGCATAATTATATAATTTGACATCATCAAAAACCCCGCCAGCGTAGGCTGGTGAATTATCGAGCGATCTTCCACCAATAATTATTTTTTGGGCTGTTAGGGATTCAATGTCTCCCGAAAGAGCAAGGCTCGCTTCCAATTTTCCATTAATAAATATTTTTTTAGTATCACTACTGTCAAAAGAAAATACAAAATGATACCATTGTCCGCTTTGCATAACTGTTGTCCCAGTAGTATCGTGATAACTACCAATCCAATCACTGAAATGAGCTTTATGATCAGGATCTACAGCAACGACCCACTCACCACCCCAATCACCGCCATTAAAATATTTTGATATTTCACATGATTCCCCTGCGGTCGGCTTGCACCAATAGGAAACGGAAAATTCCGGACGAGCGCCATATGTTCCTGCATCGACATAATCATTCGTCCCATCAAAACTAAGCGCCTTGCCGTTTTTGCCGTCATTAGTCCAAGTCGGCGCGGATGATCCGACACCTAAGTTTCCAGCTAAACTTGCACCGCCATAACCGGAATTATGTGCTACAGAGCCGTAGCCTTCGTTGAAATTGTAATTGGCGATTGGTTGACTATTGCCTCCTCCGCCTGCTGGCTCCGGCGTGCCAAGCATATCATCCAAAATCTGCTGTTGGGTGCGGGCGTAGTTATATACACGGACGTCGTCGATTAATCCTAGAAAAGGATCCTCGGAAGGACCACTCGCGATATAAAGATCATAGCTAGTATTACCCACCGCCAAATAACTGCCCCAATCATAAGTGTAGGTATTTACACCGTCTACATAATAGACAACCTTATAGCCATCATAGGTGGCAGAAACAAAATGCCATTTTCCATCCGTCACAACAGTTGGCGCATTTTGCGCTCTGAACGTTCCGCCGGAAAGAATATACAAATACAACCTGCCCAGAGTATCCGTTCCAAACCACCAGCCATTGTCGTTATAGAGTTGCTTTTTGGCAAATAAATTCCAACCTGCGTGAGAACTATTAATCCACATGCCGACCGACACGGTGCCGGAACTTTGCAAGCTGGAACCATTGCCACAATTTATCCAATCATCCACCCCATCAAAATTGCAAGCTGAACCAAACTTGCCCGGCACAGTGCAATCCATTCCAGTGGTGTTGGCGCCGTAGTGGGTGGTGCCGTTATTGCCATAAGTCGAATCATCAGCAATCGTTTTTGCGTCCCCTTGTACTTTTTCATCCATCTTAAGATGCAAGACCGGCCCGGGTGCCCATTCGTAGAGTTTTTTAATTTCAGAAGGAGAAAGCGCGCGGTTGTAGATACGGGTTTCGTCGATTTTTCCCGGAAAATAATAATTACCTCCACCAATATATTCCCCCATTCTAACATTTGGGGTGAGTAAAGATAACGTAGCCGAAGTTTGATTATTTTTTTCGCCGTTTAGGTACATAATCAGATTCTTTCCCGAAAAATCATACACTATTGAAAAATGATACCAAGTATTCTGGGTAATTGTTCCGGTGCTTGAAAGATATAATCCATCAGCGGGGTCTTGAAAGTTTAACTGATTTGAAGTAATATGAATTTGTTTTTGAAAATCTAAATCAATAATATGATCTTCGGAAGTATCATTAACATTTCGATAGAACCAGCCAGAAATCGAAAAACTATTGTCGAATGCTGTTGCATCATTTAAAGCACCTACATTTACATAATCATCCCCCCCATCAAAACTCCCCCCATTGCCAAATTTTCCTCCCGCAGTCGTAACGCCTCCGGCGGATGTTCCGTTATTATTGTTGTCACTAGCGTCTTTCACTTCCCCGCTCGTGCCGCTCCAACTCGCTTCGTCCATTTTCCAATAACCGACCAGGCCGTCGGTGAGCCATTTTGTTGATTCGGAGCCAAAGGCAGCCGACGCGCCTTGGGGGGCGCTTTGGCTTGCCAAGCCGGCGTTATAATCCTGCAAAATCTGCGCTTGCGTGCGGGCGTAGGGGTAGATTTTTGGTTCGTCGATGGAGCCTTGAAACAATGAATCTGTATTAACTGCTCCACCACCAAACCAAGCGCCTATCCGCAATTTATCACCTGTAGGAATTGAAGCAGAACTGGAATCTGTCCCTTTACTCACACCGTCTAAATACATTTCAAAGTCGTTGCCACTCCGGGTTAAAATGATGTGATGCCATTGATTAGTGGATGGGTCAACTCCGAGAGAAAAATACAACTGGCCTATTCCGCTGGTTCCAAACCAAAACTCCATGGCCGAATCTCCGCTATTATAAAACCATTCCCAGTCCATACTACCATATTCATCCCGCTTGCTCATCAATGTTTTATATGCGGATCCCGTTGTCCATGTTTTAGAATTAAACCAAAGAGAAAGAGTAAAATCTCCTGTCATATCAAGACTGCTATCGTTGCCCATATCCACATAATCACTCGTCCCATTAAACGAAAGACACTTCCCACTCACACAATCACTCTCCGGCTTCCACGTCGCCCCGGTGATGCTGCCGTCATTTTTGTTGGCACTTTCATCGTGCGCGACCGCGCCTTGACCTTCATCGAATGACCAATAGGCGACCGGGGCTGGCGATATTTCTTCGGTTCCCAGCGCGCCAACAGAATAGGTTGACGCTTCGGTGGAGAAATTGGTGGGGAAAATTGTGTAGGTATAGTTAGAAGTATCATTGCGATTGAAACCACTTTCCTCACTCGTCCAATTGAATGTCGAGCCATTTTGGGTCGAAGTGATGGTGGTGCCGGTAACAGAGGGAGAAATAATCTGCCTAGCAGAGGCATCATCCACTCTAAAACTCTTGCCGACTGGTGAGATGGGGCTCCACCAGTTTGGATCAATGCCTTGAGCTATATCTGCTTTTGTCCTGTACCCACCACAACTAGTCCAGGCTGTATCGCCACTGTCAATAGAACATAAGTTATAATAATCAAAAGTTTGGAAAAGACAAGCACCATCTGTTTGATCAACATTGCGCAGCCAGATACTCATATAGTAAAGTGCACCGGACGTAAATATGATATCCGATGAGGCCCCTGCCGTATTGCCAGTTGCCAAAACATTCAACGAATACGCTCCTGAGCTCCCCGGCCTCGGATCAGTCACTCGACTGAGTGTCGCGTACCAGGCATGCCAATCGGAAGGCGGATCGCCAGTTTCAAATCCGGGATTTAATACTAATTCGCTTCCCAGCGACTCCCCTGACCCCGCCGCCTTGATATAGCCAATCAATTCTAATCCTGCATTATCGGCAATAAACAGTTTGCTATTCAAATTATTAGTGAGAACGTTGGCAGCAGAAAAATCGACAAAAGCGGTGCCGTTAACAATGGATAGTTTCATATTCGCTTGCGTCACTGCTCCCGTCTGCGTCTGAGTAAAACCATTTTCCGCACCGGGGTTGCCATAATATTCCCAAATGGCTTGCTCACCTGCCGGGAAAGTTTCAAAGCTGACATAGACCGAAGTATTGGCCGTTCCGCAACCGGAAACAATCAGATAGGGCATAACCTTGCCGTCATTCTTGGTGAAACGCAAATCTCCGCAATCGGCTTGGAATTTAGTCGTGTCGGAAGTGTCCACGGTGAGCGCGACATAGACATTCGTTTGCACTGCTCCGCTGTTGGTCAGTTGGATTGATTTGCGAAAGGCCCATTTTTCATCCCACCAGGAAGCTTCGGTGCTTCTGCCAGAAAGCCAGAAGTAAATTGGTAAAATTATTATCACTAATAAAATGGCCAGGGCGAGGGTTTTGGCTTTTTTGGATTGAAAAATTCTTTTCAAAAATTTGGCGAATTTAAACAGGCCACGGATGAGGTGGAGCATTAGGCGTTGGAATTTTTGTTTGAGGGTTGGCATTTTCAAATTTTATTATTCCCCCGTAGAGACGAGGCACTGCCTCGTCTTGGGCATTATTTTTCACCTCGTCTTGGGTTAAATTTTTCTGCGTTTTGCTGTTGTTGGTTTGCGCATTGACGTTGTTAGTTCTAGACGTGGCAATGCCACGTCTCTACAATTAGAATATAACGTATTAGAATATGCATATATTATACCGTAATTTTCACTATTTTACAAAACAAAAAATCCTTAAAAAACAGGTTTTCAAATAAAAATTGGGCGTGGTAATTCGGGCGGTTTGAGTTTGCTTTTTTTGCTGTTAATTGAGCGCGCTAAAATTATTTTAAATCTAAAAGCCATTTCCAAACCGGAACTATTTTGATTTTTTTGCCTTTTATCTCTCGCTTCTCTTCCTGATTCTCGGTGATAATCAGTCCATTTTTAAGCTTAAACTTTTCCATCGCTTCCAAGAGTCCCGCCAATTCCCTTTTTTCGTTATTATTATCCAACACCTTCGTCACCTGAATCGCTTCTGTTATTTTTCGTCCTTCTCTGACGACAAAATCACATTCATGTTTTTCAAAATGGTAATAGATTTCTTTTCCCGCTTCTAAAAGGCCCAAAAAAACTGTGTTTTCCAAAAAACGGCCAAAATTTTCACTAAACGAAAATGAGACTGCACTGATAAAGCTATTGTCGATCGCATAGGCTTTTTTGGGATAATTTTCCTGCTTTTTAAGCGAG is from Parcubacteria group bacterium and encodes:
- a CDS encoding GxxExxY protein codes for the protein MVQTYANNKYYKSDITGKIIGCAQKVHQYLGNGFQEVIYQRALEIEFSKEDLKFEREKEMDIFYESAMIGKRRVDFLVDGDIMVELKAITKLEEVNVAQLINYIEAYKVKVGLLINFGAKSLEVRRYIK
- a CDS encoding DUF2341 domain-containing protein, whose translation is MPTLKQKFQRLMLHLIRGLFKFAKFLKRIFQSKKAKTLALAILLVIIILPIYFWLSGRSTEASWWDEKWAFRKSIQLTNSGAVQTNVYVALTVDTSDTTKFQADCGDLRFTKNDGKVMPYLIVSGCGTANTSVYVSFETFPAGEQAIWEYYGNPGAENGFTQTQTGAVTQANMKLSIVNGTAFVDFSAANVLTNNLNSKLFIADNAGLELIGYIKAAGSGESLGSELVLNPGFETGDPPSDWHAWYATLSRVTDPRPGSSGAYSLNVLATGNTAGASSDIIFTSGALYYMSIWLRNVDQTDGACLFQTFDYYNLCSIDSGDTAWTSCGGYRTKADIAQGIDPNWWSPISPVGKSFRVDDASARQIISPSVTGTTITSTQNGSTFNWTSEESGFNRNDTSNYTYTIFPTNFSTEASTYSVGALGTEEISPAPVAYWSFDEGQGAVAHDESANKNDGSITGATWKPESDCVSGKCLSFNGTSDYVDMGNDSSLDMTGDFTLSLWFNSKTWTTGSAYKTLMSKRDEYGSMDWEWFYNSGDSAMEFWFGTSGIGQLYFSLGVDPSTNQWHHIILTRSGNDFEMYLDGVSKGTDSSSASIPTGDKLRIGAWFGGGAVNTDSLFQGSIDEPKIYPYARTQAQILQDYNAGLASQSAPQGASAAFGSESTKWLTDGLVGYWKMDEASWSGTSGEVKDASDNNNNGTSAGGVTTAGGKFGNGGSFDGGDDYVNVGALNDATAFDNSFSISGWFYRNVNDTSEDHIIDLDFQKQIHITSNQLNFQDPADGLYLSSTGTITQNTWYHFSIVYDFSGKNLIMYLNGEKNNQTSATLSLLTPNVRMGEYIGGGNYYFPGKIDETRIYNRALSPSEIKKLYEWAPGPVLHLKMDEKVQGDAKTIADDSTYGNNGTTHYGANTTGMDCTVPGKFGSACNFDGVDDWINCGNGSSLQSSGTVSVGMWINSSHAGWNLFAKKQLYNDNGWWFGTDTLGRLYLYILSGGTFRAQNAPTVVTDGKWHFVSATYDGYKVVYYVDGVNTYTYDWGSYLAVGNTSYDLYIASGPSEDPFLGLIDDVRVYNYARTQQQILDDMLGTPEPAGGGGNSQPIANYNFNEGYGSVAHNSGYGGASLAGNLGVGSSAPTWTNDGKNGKALSFDGTNDYVDAGTYGARPEFSVSYWCKPTAGESCEISKYFNGGDWGGEWVVAVDPDHKAHFSDWIGSYHDTTGTTVMQSGQWYHFVFSFDSSDTKKIFINGKLEASLALSGDIESLTAQKIIIGGRSLDNSPAYAGGVFDDVKLYNYALTEDEVKSDYNSGYSAVVGSSGTTSAGAPSNSDSRQYCVPGDTSTCSAPVGEWLMDEKVSGDAKNLNDTSGNGNNGTTVDGANNTGMDCTQPGKVGKACTFDGVDDYAALGTDLISTNTVTVCAWIKPQGKNVFDGIVSNSRFVFMSYNHGANLALTSDDGSSAVISDKTLNLNTWQYVCGVRLSNGTGTLYINGAQSGSSNTGTPVTGYGLAIGNSQIGEHPYGGQIDQVRIYNYARTPAQIAWEYNQGRPIAEWRMNECQGTAIHDDSGNGNTGTLNLGASGQTTTGTCSANANTPWYNGRTGKYAASLNFDGGDDWALVSNSSSLNITGNSMTVSMWAKSSSPGNWEGLVWKSDAPLSYGYLLYTGSAGNLQFGVHTTNSGGVISGDSGNIVWDNSWHFITGIYDGANVYIYVDGIARNHAAATGNIVSSDSVPLYLGSSNNGYFFPGQIDEVKIFNYALTAEQVKQLYNNSSALNFQ